Sequence from the Crassostrea angulata isolate pt1a10 chromosome 9, ASM2561291v2, whole genome shotgun sequence genome:
AAGAAAAGCTTTGGTTTCATGGCAAGTGAGGGGCATTTGTCAGCTTGGAACTGACTGATAATCTGTTCCACTGGAATCAGTTTGTCCGTCTCTCCTTCACAACACATGACAGCGCCATCTATCCCGTAACTAAGGATGACCATCACAAAGCAGTCACAATCACTGTAGTCATTCAGAGCCGGATCCGTGGCTGCAAAGTATAAATAGTAAATATAGCACATTCAGCAAAATTAATGATCAAGAAAGTTGATATATAAAGTTAAACACACTTGAAGATACAAATGTACGAGCCCCACTTCCTCAAAAGGTTACTGGAAGATATTGAGATTTGTAATAGTGCTACCTTGTCAATCAATACCATATGCCTGTAATATTGTCCAATAATAGCCTTCCTAACATGAAAAAAGATGCTGAATCATGGCTAGCCAGATCAACTTCTGTATAAGATATAATGCTAAATTTCTTTATGGGTTTGAAATAAAGTTTTAGTTTCAAAGAATAGCAATAACCTCTTCCATCCTTGATACAATGTAATAACAGAGACCCCTACCATCCTTGATGATATCCATCAGCTGTGATGACGAGACGTCATTGATCAGAATCTCTTTCTGACCCCCTGACCTCCGGGTCACAGTTTCAAACGACAGAGTTTCCAGCAGGTTAGTCATGGCCGATGCATCCTTGATGGAGTCTTCTCTCTCTGGCCGCTGCCGTCTGTCCGCGTAGCGCATGTTGTTAATCACTAGTGCTCTCCCTATTTTTCTGTGGTCCATTTTATATTCGGTTCCAAAGAAGACGGATTTAGCCATTGATATTGGTGCTGACACTTTTTCTCtgaaaaatcagaaaacacATGTATGTTAGATATTAATTGGGAAAGTTTTATATGAACTGTAAATAACGTTGTTCCACATTGTTATGATTGGATATGAAACATAGAAGACCCTGACCCAGAAGTTTGTATTCATGTGCATtgaaaaatatgcttaaaagacaaataaaatatattttcaaatccTTAATCCCTCGTACAACATTTCAGGGCAGCGTTATACAAATGTTGTGAGGTTTTCCCTCTTTCTTttaaacatgcaaaaaattTTCATTCCAAATAATTTCTACCTCTGtttaattgtacaatttttatGGCATAATAAAGTGAAAACATTTTGTAGctgatgaataataaaaattgataaattgttCTAGGTTTACAAGTTGCTCATAGGTCATAAGttcctttgtaaaatgcagctcAGGCCATGGTAGCTGGTATAGTATCAGTACAACATAGAACTCAAAACTAGTTGTTTACCGGTTTGTACTTGAAGGATAGATGGCTTTGGTTCCTGACTGGTGCACAGCATCTTGTTTTTCTGGTTCCTGTGTCCTACTTGAGGAAGCTTTGATCCCCGAGAGAATTTCAGAGTGATCGTCAGAGACCATATCAATGTCATTGCTATCGTTATCCACAAACATATATGGAATTTGGAACTGATTCCTTGGGAGATGCTCTGTCTCCCCAAACGGTGACACCAAACTGGCATCAACCTTGGAAAAGGATTTCTTCCTCCCATCAAAAGGACCTATCAATCAAAATATACTAGACTAAGTCTCATTAGAATATAAATCACAAATTTGAGCTTTAAGAAAAATTGCAAATGCATAGAGAACACACATATTTTCTCTGCTGCATTATGAAAACACTAAACACGGTAATAACttattaagaaaacaaatattgtgggttttttaacattaccttaatatatatatttctacattataaaaattgaaaaaaaattcaacataataaattcatatatcCCTTGACAGTCTCATGCTGCTTGCAGCTAtcagaaatatacatgtatactattagAGAGTAACCAAGTCGGTGACAGttgtaaatgtataaatttattttaaaaccataatagtttaaaaaaagaaaattctcaGTGCATCCGAAAAACAAATGAGTGAGCACTAATTAAACTCTTTTTTTCTATCATAATTTCCCATAGTCCTCTGTGGGTCCGCACATTCCGGTTCAAGTCTACATGACCTATTGACCCCTTCCCCGGCCCTTTAAGTTACATTTGCGAGGTTTGGAAGTTTGCATTTTCTACATGACAATTTTCCAGAGGTTGGGTCCTGGTACcaattgacccccccccccctttaactTTAAGTTACACTGGTTACTGGTTAATTTTGGGGGAATCAAGTGAAGTCATACCCAAAATGACTCGTTTCGGACTCGTACCCAAACAAACTTGTAtcgaccaatccacactttaaaaaagttatgtcccttggccgaTCCATTTCAGATGTGTAATTTGATTGCCCCAGGATATGGCAACCCACACattgaagaaataaattaaattcaagagATTTTATCACAGATCGCTCAAATATTTGGTAGCATAAAGAAGAATAAAGATtggtttttcccttttgacctttccGTTGACCCTGCAAagggaaacaacttttgcaaagtgtggattggactattcaAGTGGTCCTGTCCTACCAAAAACTGTGTGGGTAATGTTAATAAAGGAAGAACTGATTAAATATCTGCCTAAGCCAGTTATTAAGCCGACGGCTGTTTGGTGAATTGAAGatcttaaaggtcatatgaaacgatatcctgaccatattgagttatatacgggaatgagttcacaagtgcctatttaataagactgacattgttttttggatattttatgcaaaatgtgagcgccacagtcgatcaaaattacttaatcgggaaaaggaacattgacttacgcggcttacctcccttgcttatgacgtcagtaagacccaatcgccttataaagctatgttgtgaatacaaatatccatgtcattttgcagcattttaaaagaaaaaaaatactattttatataaaaacttgtataaatatacaataatcaaccacgtcagtattttttctctcaagaaatgaaatcgtgtgcgtttttatttacatgtaatagcgtgtacataatgatattcagtttcgagactgcagggagaataaatgattttcttaatagatccacatgcaagtataatataattttaatataagcatatttatatgttttatttttatccttttaatgaaattgacaaattcaaaaataagtctgatcgttttttcccatttgcacgttcatgcaattcattaagattttttctctaaactcattgtgcctcattcgcttcacgattatattgtttgtttcactttcaaattcacaaatatgctaccttttaattatttttagtctaagagaaatttcttcaaatgttttgtttttgaaacgtgtacttgaatgtgcggtgttttgattttaaaacgtgtatgtgtggtgtttactcacagatcccttttatctcactttcttccgcaatgttttctttcgttttttttatcattattgatgcttgttcttaataaaatctgttgattatcttcacattcgttcacaactatttttatcaaacaaccgatttattttaccgatacatttctaaatccttaaatgccatatttccgagatctaatttaataaaacgttaatacacgtgtacacaaagtattttctaaagatattgctacatgtatatatcaataagtcagaaatcaagttatattatttcgaaataaaatttaagaataattttgcggcattttatagcagctcttaaatacaaactatgtacacaatgcctcaaacattttcattggcctgccttatatacttttatatgtgacaaaacaaatcaaatcaatttaaatgctttaattccctttaaatgtagctcaatcattatacgtaccgaagaagaaaaggatgtttctatttcaaaaggataaggataattcattaatcagctgtaaatgttggagcatttctttcgttaaatttccactccagtacgggatcttcatcatgattttacttttgtgagaagctgatattagatttattaattaacaaccaattaaaactaagtcatctgtaggctactacgaaatcaaatgatctcatttgaaaagaaagacacgttcatatatgcaaaaattactaaaatttaatcgataaactactgtaaaattacactagttttaatgcattgtttacatcggtgggtctttgtgacgtcataaatccacaaaatcaagaacgataagcgggcaagaattttttcaggtgctcagttttcacggttatttctcagtaatgcaaaggcaaaaaaatcttacatcatatattttaacatttgtttataccaagctttatattcatgaaagaaaatcgtagtgttaaaaatcgtttcatatgacctttaaattaaattttaacatttaagaattaagtcacaaaatatgaaaaaagtatcttaatataaaatttacaaaaatattaaaacaacttACTATTTGATCGTCCGAAGTTAGTGTATCTTGTAGTTGTACAACTACACGGGAGATTTGGACAGTCAACTTCTATGTCACCCATGATTAATAGCGATGAAATATTCGATAAATTCTGATGTACGGTTCTTTAGTTCagataatattaatatatattcaatacaagAAACTGGCCAATGattacatttgaaaacaattttagcatagaaattttcaaaaacgtaACCAGGTAACGTTTGAAAGCGAAAGTAGAATTACCCGCATATACAATACGGCCCAACAACCCAATAGTTTCCCCCTTTAGTAGTTAAAACAGATCCACCTGAAGATTTTACATTATATTGATCAAAAACTTATCCAAATGCCCCTAAACAGACATACGTAGTTTCGTTTAATTTCGACATACGGAAGTTGTTCACGTCGGTACCAAGGCGTTTCGGCGCTAATACGTTTCGCCGCCCGCATCTTGATACGTAAACAACCGACGATGCGACAATCATACTTTTTTGAACGACTCtgttcatttgtttatttatacaaaattcaaaacttaaaaatacaGTCTGCGTTTAAATATTATATGAAGGGACTCCGGGCCGAGTAATtatataagataaaaaatattcagaaatgaaaagtaattaatCAATCACGGACGAAAATCATTAGAGAATCATTGAGAATATCAAACTTCTATCATGGAGTGAAATTTGAGTTACTGTTATGTGTTCATAAATGTTCCTTTTCCTTTGTACAAGACACTGATTCACTtcagtaattattttattaaatcttACTCCTCACCTTTGATTTAATTGACCCACTCATATTGAAATTTTACTCTCGTGGTTAAGTGCTAATTTCCattgttttcaattcttatttatattttgttatacgcCATTGTCGGGAGAGAGGAATTAGGTTTCAGATTGTTCGGGTGTAGTTT
This genomic interval carries:
- the LOC128162675 gene encoding caspase-7-like gives rise to the protein MGDIEVDCPNLPCSCTTTRYTNFGRSNSPFDGRKKSFSKVDASLVSPFGETEHLPRNQFQIPYMFVDNDSNDIDMVSDDHSEILSGIKASSSRTQEPEKQDAVHQSGTKAIYPSSTNREKVSAPISMAKSVFFGTEYKMDHRKIGRALVINNMRYADRRQRPEREDSIKDASAMTNLLETLSFETVTRRSGGQKEILINDVSSSQLMDIIKDATDPALNDYSDCDCFVMVILSYGIDGAVMCCEGETDKLIPVEQIISQFQADKCPSLAMKPKLFFMQLCPAFTYNIADCVKDTGSSSSRLQPEIQSIPTEADILCQVSTIPGIYGWYEDDSALSWYIEGLKEALQKHLYNPLRDGRRSGEIFDVIFHVNRLYLGKLEEQGIRPSQSYSVPHTTSTLTKSLHFLPKNRTM